CTGGACTCCCGATCCGATCGCGACGGAGGTGCGCCTTGGGCCTGAGCACGACGACGACCGCCGAAGCCGAAGCCCCGACGCTCGACGAGGCGACGGCCGCCAAGCGCGACGCGCTGCTGGAAACCCTGCGAGGGTACGGCCGCGTCGCGGTGGCGTATTCCGGCGGGGTCGACAGCGCGGTGGTCGCCAAGGCCGCCCAGGTCGCCCTGGGGGACGCCGCGGTCGCCGTGACGGCCGTCTCCGAAAGCCTGGCCTCCGGCGAGCTCGAGGAAGCCCAGGCCCTCGCCGGCAAGATGGGCATCCGCCACCGGGTGATTCGCACCGAGGAGTTCGCCGACCCGAACTACCTGCGGAACGACTCCGACCGGTGTTATTTCTGCAAGAGCGAACTTTACGGCCGGCTCGCCGATCTGAGGGATCGGCTGGAGGTCGACGCGATCGCTTCAGGCGCGAACCTGGACGACCGCGGCGACCACCGCCCCGGCATGAAGGCGGCCGGCGAGAAGGGCGTCCGTCACCCCTTGCAGGAATGCGGCCTGGGCAAGGCCGACGTCCGGGCGCTGGCTCGTTCGTGGGGCCTGCCGGTCTGGGACAAGCCCGCCGCGCCCTGCCTCTCCAGCCGGATCGCCTACGGCGAGGAAGTCACGCCCGAGCGCGTCCGGATGGTCGACCAGGCGGAATCCTGGCTCCGCGGCCACGGCCTGCGGCTCTTGCGGGTCCGCTACCACAAGGGAGATCTGGCGCGGGTGGAAGTCGCCCCGGAGGAATTCGCCCGGCTGGCGGCCGACCCGGTCCGCTCCGATCTTGTCGCCGCCTTCCGCGGCTTCGGCTTCAAGTTCGTCACCATCGATCTGGAGGGCTTCCGTTCTGGAAGCCTCAACGATCTGATCCCTCCCGAGCGTCTCCTGGCCCCTCGGCCGCGGCGCTAACGGGGGCCGATCGGCGACTCTAGCAGCATCACATTCTCAGACGGCGTCATCTCTTCCAATTCACTTCGCGATGCAGTCGGATTTGATTCGACGGGGTGCGGCCATGGCCCGAGTAACCTGCCGATGCGGCGAGACGATCGACATGGGACGCGACGTCCTGGATCGTGTCGTCTGCCCACGCTGCGGCGTGAAGATCCGCGTGCGACGTTCGGGTAATGGAGCGGTGACCGGCGAAGGGGACGGCCTGATCCGGTTTCACTGCCCTTGCGGGCGTCGGCTGAAGGTTCGGGCGCAGGACCGCCCCGAAGCCGGCCGCTGCCCAGACTGCGGAA
The sequence above is drawn from the Paludisphaera rhizosphaerae genome and encodes:
- the larE gene encoding ATP-dependent sacrificial sulfur transferase LarE — translated: MSTTTTAEAEAPTLDEATAAKRDALLETLRGYGRVAVAYSGGVDSAVVAKAAQVALGDAAVAVTAVSESLASGELEEAQALAGKMGIRHRVIRTEEFADPNYLRNDSDRCYFCKSELYGRLADLRDRLEVDAIASGANLDDRGDHRPGMKAAGEKGVRHPLQECGLGKADVRALARSWGLPVWDKPAAPCLSSRIAYGEEVTPERVRMVDQAESWLRGHGLRLLRVRYHKGDLARVEVAPEEFARLAADPVRSDLVAAFRGFGFKFVTIDLEGFRSGSLNDLIPPERLLAPRPRR